In Armatimonadota bacterium, the following proteins share a genomic window:
- the flgG gene encoding flagellar basal-body rod protein FlgG: protein MMRALFTSATGMAAQQLHLDVIANNLANVNTVGFKRSRADFQDLLYQTLRPAGTTAARGAQVPTGLNVGLGVRPVSTATIFTTGTLQKTDNPTDLAIEGDGFFKVLLPDGTVAYTRDGAFKLDVQGRLVTSDGYPLEPEIIIPQDAQTITIGKDGTVSVLRAGQNTPDEVGQIQLARFVNPSGLQHLGQNLYKPTAASGDPVEGAPGEQGFGTVAQNMLEMSNVQIVDEMVAMIIAQRAYEISAKAIQTSDEMLNIANNLRR, encoded by the coding sequence ATGATGCGGGCGCTTTTCACATCGGCGACCGGCATGGCAGCACAGCAGTTACATCTGGACGTTATCGCCAACAACCTGGCAAACGTCAACACCGTTGGCTTCAAGCGCAGTCGCGCTGATTTTCAAGACTTGCTATATCAAACGCTGCGCCCAGCTGGTACAACTGCCGCCCGGGGAGCGCAAGTCCCCACCGGACTCAACGTCGGGCTGGGTGTGCGCCCGGTTTCTACCGCCACCATCTTCACCACGGGCACGTTGCAAAAAACCGACAACCCTACCGACCTGGCAATAGAGGGGGACGGCTTCTTTAAGGTGCTTCTGCCCGACGGCACGGTGGCATACACGCGGGATGGCGCGTTCAAACTGGACGTGCAGGGACGCCTCGTCACTTCCGACGGTTATCCGCTGGAGCCGGAAATCATCATTCCACAAGACGCGCAGACTATCACCATCGGCAAGGACGGCACGGTGTCGGTGCTGCGGGCAGGACAAAACACGCCTGATGAGGTCGGGCAAATCCAGCTGGCGCGTTTTGTGAACCCCAGCGGCTTGCAGCATCTGGGGCAGAACCTGTACAAGCCCACCGCCGCCTCCGGTGACCCCGTGGAGGGCGCGCCTGGCGAGCAAGGCTTCGGCACGGTCGCTCAGAACATGCTGGAGATGTCCAATGTGCAGATAGTAGATGAAATGGTCGCGATGATTATCGCCCAGCGTGCTTACGAGATCAGCGCGAAAGCCATCCAGACCTCGGATGAGATGTTGAACATCGCCAACAACTTGCGTCGGTAG